A region of the Xyrauchen texanus isolate HMW12.3.18 unplaced genomic scaffold, RBS_HiC_50CHRs HiC_scaffold_703, whole genome shotgun sequence genome:
gttgctagggagggtagagtcacatggggtaaccaaattggcccggttgctagggagggtagagtcacatggggtaaccaaattggcccggttgctagggagggtagagtcacatggggtaaccaaattggcccggttactagggagggtagagtcacatggggtaaccatattggccggttgctaggagggtagagtcacatggggtaacaaattgtccgttgctagagagggtagagtcacatggggtaaccaaattggccggttgctaggagggtagagtcacatggggtaacaaattgtccggttgctagagaggtagagtcacatggggtaaccaaattggccggttgctaggagggtagagtcacatggggtaaccaaattggcccggttgctagggagggtagagtcacatggggtaaccaaattggcccggttactagggagggtagagtcacatggggtaaccatattggcccggttgctagggagggtagagtcacatggggtaaccaaattgtcccggttgctagggagggtagagtcacatggggtaaccaaattgtcccagttgctagggagggtagagtcacatggggtaaccaaattgtcccggttgctagggagggtagagtcacatggggtaaccaaattgtcccggttgctagagagggtaaagtcacatggggtaaccaaattgtcccggttgctagagagggtaaagtcacatggggtaaccaaattgtcccagttgctagggagggtagagtcacatggggtaacctcctcgtggtggtgattagtggttctctcaatggggcgtgtggtgagttgtgtgtggatcgtggagaatagcatgagcctccacatgctgcgagtctccgcggtgtcatgcacaatgagtcacgtgatcagatgcgcggattgacagtctcagaagcgtcctccgccacctggattgaggtgagtaaccgcgccaccacgaggagctactaagtagcgggaattccaaattggaagaaaaggggataaaaaatctaatttaaaaaagGACCCCATGAAAACTGGAGTTCTGTGGCAGTCTTGAGGTTACCTATATACCAGAATACGCCTAAAAGTTGACAAACCTTTAGCAGATACTTTTAAGCCTTTCATCTTGTCCGCAGGGGCACATAATAGTTTTGCCCAGTAAAACCGTCCTCAGCATCAACATAGGAAAGAAAGCTGCTCTAGTCAAACCATCTCATGGGATCTTTAAGCACATATAGTCTCCAATGTGAAAGTTATTTGAGAGTCAGCTTTCAGCTAAAATACCTTGTAGTGTACAGATAATTCCAGTAGAGGGTGCTGTGCACATCTGTGATAACGATTTCACCACCTCACATCTCCACAGGGATCGAATGGACCCCTTCTTCTTCAAATTCCAGTTCAAGAATGTCGAATACTCCTCTGGGCGCAATAAAACCTTCTTGTGTTATCTGGTGGATCAGGGTCCCGGCACTGACGGTCTCCTCAGAGGCTACATAGAAGACGAGCACTCGGGCGGTCACGCCGAAGAGGCGTTTTTCCATCAGGTCCTGCCCAACTACGACCCCGCCCTCAAATACACCATCACCTGGTACATGTCGTCCAGTCCGTGCGCCGCCTGCGCTGGGAAGTTGGTGGAGATCCTGAAATCTCGGAAAAATGTGCGACTGGCCATTTTCTCCGCTCGGCTCTTTGAGTGGGAGGAGCCAGAGTTTCAGGCAGGGCTAAAGGCGCTGGCGGCCGCCGGCTGTAAACTGCGCATGATGAAGCCACTGGATTTCTCGTACACCTGGGACACATTTGTGGAGAGCGACGATCAGCAGTTCACGCCGTGGGAGGACTGTCAGGAAAATTATGAGTACTATCAAGAGAAACTGGCTGATATTCTACAGTGATAAAGAGTAAGAGAAGTTACAAGCTACTCATGATATATAGTTAAATGACAATCAAGCTACTCTttaaatatactgtgtgtgtatatatatatatatatacacacacacttggtGACCACTTTggtaggtacacctgtacacctattattCATGTGATCCTCTAATCTGCCAATTATgctaaatgtgatctcagtgatttcagatgggcatgattgttggtgccggatgggcatgattgttggtgccagatgggcatgattgttggtgccagatgggcatgattgctggtgccagatgggctggttcgagtatttctgtaactgctgctgtccagttttggtgagcatgTGCCCACTACGGCCTcaattttctgttcttggctgacagaagtggaacccaacgtggtcttctgctgttgtagcccatccgcctcgaggttcgacatgttgtgcattctaagatgcaATTCTGCTCACTTGTACAAaggtgttatctgagttaccgtagcctttctgtctctttacactctagagactgttgtgcgtgaaaatcccatgcgatcagcagttacagaaatactcaagcccgtctggcaccaaaattcatgccatggttgaaatccaTTTTTTTCCtgattctgatggttaatgtgaacatgtaactgaagctcctgacccttatctgcattattttatgcattgcactgctgcacaccattggcagattagataatggcatgaataataggtgtacaggtgtacctaataaagtgctcactgagtgcatatacacactggtggccagaaggttggaataatggacagattttgctcttatggaaagaaattggtacttttattcaccgaaatggcattcaactgatcacaaagtatagtcaggacattaataatgtgaaaaatgactattacgattggaaaaaaatgttcagaacttcttaatctaattcaaagagttctcagcaatgacagctttgcagatccttgttattctagcggtcaatttgtccagatactcaggtgacctttgaccccacacttgacctttcaccccacacttcctttaGCCCtagacctttcaccccacacttcctgtagcacttgacctttcaccccacacttcctgtagcacttgacctttcaccccacacttcctgtagcacttgtcatagatgtgactgtcttgtcgggcacttctcacataccttacagtccatctgatcccacaaaagctcaaatggggttaagatccgtaacactcttttccaattatctgttgtccaatgtctgtgtttctttgcccactcaaacattttctttttgattttctgtttcaaaattgtctttttctttgcagttcttctcataagagtcttctctttactgttgtacatgaaactggtgttgagcgggtagaattcaatgaagctgtcagcggaggacatgtgaggcgtctatttctcaaacgagagactctgatgtacttatcctcttgtttagttgcacatctggtcttccacatctctttctgtccttgttagagacagttgtgctttatctttgaagcATTGTATTGCCTTCATACCTCAAAacttagcgccccctagtggtgagTAGTAGAATAACTCTTGAGAGAAAGATGTAACCAGCATGTGACTGTTACagtaaagccttcattcctcaaaactatgattgactgatgagtttctagagaaatctgtttctgtttggccatttttggcctaatattgagcttaagacatgccag
Encoded here:
- the LOC127642570 gene encoding C->U-editing enzyme APOBEC-2-like, which encodes MADKKGSRSVSSRLTVKRKERAENEPKKEEKPPKEEEKPNVNGENALVENGEAAAVSNGAAANGDNAEKPEPMELPPFEIITGDRMDPFFFKFQFKNVEYSSGRNKTFLCYLVDQGPGTDGLLRGYIEDEHSGGHAEEAFFHQVLPNYDPALKYTITWYMSSSPCAACAGKLVEILKSRKNVRLAIFSARLFEWEEPEFQAGLKALAAAGCKLRMMKPLDFSYTWDTFVESDDQQFTPWEDCQENYEYYQEKLADILQ